CGCGTCGACCGTCCCGCCGTGGGGTCCGATGTTGCTCCGAACGGGCGAACGCGGGCGCCGCATACGTCCGGACGTGAGACGGGACACCGTCCCGGTGGGCGGGTGCTCAGCCGACGAGCCGCCCCGCCGGGACGACGCCCGACGCGGCCGCCCAGCGGTCGACGACCACGGCGGCGACGGCGGGGTGGTCGGCCAGCGGTGCGGCGACCACCGCCGCCGGGTCGGCGGCGAGCGCGTCGCGGGCCATGCGGTCGGGGAGCAGACCCGGCGCGAGGATCCACGGCGCCACCGCCACCCGGCGGGCGCCTCCGGCCCGCAGCGCCGTGACCGCGTCCGCCACGGTGGGCGTCGTGGCCGTGGCGAACGCCGCGCCGGCCCCGGCCCAGCCGAACCGCGCGGCCCAGCGCTGCGCGATCCGGTGCACCGCGGCGTTCGCCGGGGCGTGCGACGAGCCGATCGCGGCCACCACGACCCCGAGGTCCGGGTCGTCCAAGGGCCCGGCGACGGCGGCGAGCCGGTCGAGCGCGGCGTCCTCCAGGCGGGTGTCGCCGCCGAGCACCGCGGAGGTGGTGATCGCGAGGCGGGGATGGCGGCGGGCCGCCTCCGCGACCGCCCCCGGCACGTCGACGCGGGCGTGGAAGGCGTGCCCGAGCAGCAGCGGCACCACGACGGCCCGGTCGTACCCGGCGTCGACCGCGGCGAGGACGTCGGGGAGCCGGGGGGCGGAGAGGTCGAGGAAGCTCAGCCGCACGTCGAGGTCGGGACGGCGGCGGCGCACCGCGTCCATCAGGGCCGCGACGGTGGCCGCGGACCGGGGGTCGCGGCTGCCGTGCGCGACCGCGACGAGCGCGGCGTCGCCGGCCCCGGACACCGCTAGCCGGCCAGGGTCAGCGGGGACCCGACCAGGCCCGCCGCCAACGTGTTGCCGGTCGGGGGGTCGATGAGCAGGAAGCTGCCCCCGGTCCGGATGTCGGCGTAGTCGTCGACGGGCAGGGGATCGGCCGTGCGCAGGCTGACCCGGGCGATGTCGTTGATCGCGAGGGTCTCGGGGGCGTCGACGTAGGCCACGGCGTCGGTGTCGAGCCGGTCGCCCAGCGCCCCGACGATCACCTGCGTGGTGCGCGCCCCGTGCTTGAGCAGCAGCCGCGCCCCGGCGCGCAGCGGCTTGTCCGACAGCCAGCACAGCGTGGCGTCCAGCTCGGTCGTCACGCGCGGGGGCGCGTCGGCGGCGGCCAGTACGTCGCCGCGGGCGATGTCGATGTCGTCGGTGAGCCGGACGGTGACGCTGCGGCCCGCGCCCGCCGTGGCCAGCGGGCCGTCGGCGGTGTCGACCGAGGCCACCGTGGTGCGGTGCCCGCCCGGCAGGACCACGACCTCGTCGCCGGGGCGGACGGTGCCGGAGGCGACCTGGCCCGCGTAGCCGCGGTAGTCGCTCGCGTGCTCACGGATGACGTACTGCACCGGCAGCCGGAACGGCGCGCCGGCCTCGGGCGGGGTGACCGGGACCGACTCCAGGTGCCCGAGCAGCGTCGGGCCGTCGTACCAGGGGGTGTGCGCGGAGCGCTCGACGACGTTGTCGCCGACCAGCGCGGACACCGGGATCGTGACGACGGCGTCGTCGGCGAAGCCCAGCGAGCGGGCGAGCCCGGCGAAGTCCTTGGCGATGGCGGTGAGCGCGGCCTCGTCGTAGTCGATCAGGTCGATCTTGTTGATGGCCAGCACCAGGCGCGGCACGTGCAGCAGCGCGAGGACCGCGGCGTGCCGCCGGGTCTGCTCCACCACGCCGTGGCGGGCGTCGACCAGCAGCACGGCGAGTTCGGCCGTGGACGCGCCGGTGACGGTGTTGCGGGTGTACTGCACGTGGCCCGGGGTGTCGGCCAGCACGAACTCGCGTGTGGGAGTGGAGAAGTAGCGGTAGGCCACGTCGATCGTGATGCCCTGCTCGCGCTCGGCGCGCAGGCCGTCGACCAGCAGCGACAGGTCGGGCGTGGACAGGCCCTTGTCGACCGACGCGCGCTGCACGGCCTCGATCTGGTCGGCCAGCACGGACTTGGTGTCGTAGAGCAGCCGGCCGACCAGCGTCGACTTGCCGTCGTCGACGGAGCCCGCCGTCGCGAACCGCAGCAGATCCTTCACTTAGAAATACCCCTCGCGCTTGCGGTCTTCCATGGCGGCCTCGGACATCCGGTCGTCGGCGCGTGTGGCCCCGCGCTCGGTGAGCCGGCTGGCCGTGACCTCGGCGATGATCTCGTCGAGGGTGGTGGCGGTGGACTCGACGGCGCCGGTGCAGGAGCCGTCGCCGACGGTGCGGTAGCGCACCGTCCGCTCCTCCAGCGCCTCGGCGCCGCGCGGGCCGCCCCACGGGCCCTCGGCGAGCCACATGCCGTCGCGCCGGAACACCTCGCGGCGGTGCGAGAAGTAGATCGACGGCAGCTCGATCCCCTCGCGCTGGATGTAGCGCCAGACGTCGAGCTCGGTCCAGTTGCTGATCGGGAACACGCGGACGTGCTCCCCGGGGGCGTGCCGGCCGTTGTAGAGGTTCCACAGCTCGGGGCGCTGCGAACGCGGGTCCCAGCGGCCGAAGCCGTCGCGCAGGGACATGATCCGTTCCTTGGCCCTGGCGCGCTCCTCGTCGCGGCGCCCGCCGCCGAACACCGCGTCGTAGCGCTTCTCGACGATCGAGTCGAGCAGCGGCACGGTCTGCAGCGGGTTGCGGGTGCCGTCGGGGCGCTCGGTGAGGCGCCCGTCGTCGATCCAGTCCTGGACGTGCGCCACCTCCAGCCGCAGCCCCTTCTCCGCGACGATCCGGTCGCGGAACTCGATGACCTCGGCGTAGTTGTGGCCGGTGTCGACGTGCAGCAGCGGGAACGGCACCGGGGCGGGCGCGAACGCCTTGACCGCCAGGTGCACCAGCAGCGTGGAGTCCTTGCCGCCGGAGAACAGGATCACCGGGCGGTCGAACTCGCCCGCGACCTCGCGGAAGATGTGGATCGCCTCGGACTCCAGCGCGTCCAGGGCGTCCATCACGGGAGCCGTCATGCCGGGTGCAACCCACATTCGATCTTGGCGGTGCCGGCCCACCGGCCGGATCGGGGGTCGGCGCCGGGCGCCGGTTTCGCGGTGCACGGCGCACAGCCGATGCTCGGGTAGCCCTCGGCGACGAGCGGGTTGACCAGCACCCCGTGCTCGGCGATGTAGGCGTCCATGTCCTCGTCGCTCCACGGCGCGATCGGGTTGATCTTCACGAGCCCGAACTTCTCGTCGAACTGGATCAGCGGCGTGTTCGCCCGGGTGGGCGCCTCGACGCGGCGCACGCCGGTGACCCACGCGTCGTAGCCGGCCAGGGTCTCCTGCAGGGGCTCGACCTTGCGCATCGCGCAGCACGCCCCGGGGTCGCGGGCGAACAGGTCCTTGCCGAACTCCAGGTCCTGCTGGGCGACCGACCGGCGCGCCTGCGCGTTCACGATGCGCACGTCGTAGGTGTGCTCCACGGCGTCGCGGGTGCCGATGGTCTCGGCGAAGTGGTAGCCGGTCTCCAGGAACAGCACGTCGACGCCCGGGGCGGCCGTCGCGGCGAGGTCGACGAGCACGGCGTCCTGCATGTTCGACGCGACGATCAGCCGCTCGCCGAACGTCTCCGCCGCCCAGGCCAGCACCTGCTGCGCCGTGGCGTCCGGTCCGAGGTCGGCGGCGCCGCGCTCGGCGAGCCCCCGCAGGTCGGTCTCCGTGGCCAGGCTCATGAGGGCACTCCGATCCCGATCATCTTCAGCGTGAACGTGCGCAGGCAGGACCCGCAGTACCAGGCCCCGTGGGCGGCCTCGGCGGGCCGCAGGTCCTCGTCACCGCAGTACGGGCAGTAGAAGGGAACGGCGCGCTCGCTCATTCCGCGCCTCCGGCGCCCGTGAGCGGAAAGGCGCGCCGGAGCAGCCGTTTCCGCGCACGGGTCACTTGAGGTCGTCCTCGTCCGCGCGCAGCACCCACTGCGCGAAGCGCTCGCCCTCGGTGCGCTGCGCGGCGAAGCGCCGCACGACCCGGTCGACGTAGTCGCCCAGCTCGGCGCTGGTGACCTTGAGCCCGCGCAGCTTGCGGCCGAAGCCGGAGTCGAGCCCGAGCCCGCCGCCCAGGTGCACCTGGAAGCCCTCGACCTGCTCGCCCGCCGCGTCGGTGACGATCTGGCCCTTGAGCCCGATGTCGGCGACCTGGGTGCGGGCGCAGGAGTTGGGGCAGCCGTTGAGGTGGATGGAGATGGGGTGCTCCGGCACGACGTCGGCGAGGCGCTTCTCCAGCTCCTCGACCAGCCGGATCGCCCGCTCCTTGGTCTCCACGATCGCGAGCTTGCAGAACTCGATGCCGGTGCAGGCCATCGTCGCGCGCCGCCACGGCGACGGGTCGGCCTGCAGGCCGAGCGTGTTGAGCTCGGCGACCAGCGCGTCGACGCGGTCGTCGGCGACGTCGAGGACGACGATCTTCTGCTGCGCGGTGAGCCGGACGCGGCCCGACCCCGCCTTCTCGACGGCGTCGGCCAGCGCGACCAGGACGGTGCCGGAGACGCGGCCGGACGCCGGGGCCACGCCGACGTAGTTGCGGCCGTCGACCTGCCGGTGCACGCCGACGTGGTCGATCGGGCGCTCCGGCGTGGGCGGCGCGTCCCCGTCGATGAGCTTCCGGCCCAGGTACTCGTCCTCCAGCACCCGGCGGAACTCCTCGACGCCCCAGTCGGCGACGAGGAACTTGATGCGGGCGCGGTGGCGCAGCCGGCGGTAGCCGTAGTCGCGGAACACCGAGATGATCCCGGCCCACACGTCGGGGACCTCGTCGAGCGGCACCCACGCGCCGAGCCGCTGGGCGATCTTCGGGTTGGTGGACAGCCCGCCGCCGACCCAGACGTCGAATCCGGGGCCGTGCTCCGGGTGCACCGAGCCGATGAACGACACGTCGTTGATCTCGTGCGCGACGTCCTGCTGCCAGGAGATCGCCGACTTGAACTTGCGCGGCAGGTTCGAGAACTCGGGGTTGCCGACGTACCTCGCCACGATCGCGTCGATGGCGGGCTGCGGGTCGAGCACCTCGTCGGCCGACACCCCGGCGACGGGGGAGCCGAGCACGACGCGCGGGGTGTCGCCGCACGCCTCGGTGGTGACCATGCCCAGGCCCTCGAGCTTCGCCCAGATCGCCGGCATGTCGACGACGTCGATCCAGTGGTACTGGATGTTCTGCCGGTCGGTGACGTCGGCGGTGTCGCGGGCGTGGTCCTGGCTGATCTCGCCGAGCGCGCGGAGCTGCTCGGTGGTCAGCGCCCCGCCGTCGAGCCGGACGCGCAGCATGAAGTACGAGTCGTCGAGCTCCTCGGGCTCCAGCGCCGCGGTGCGGCCGCCGTCGATCCCGGGACGGCGCTGGGTGTAGAGGCCCCACCAGCGCATCCGGCCGCGCAGGTCGGCGGGGTCGATCGAGTCGAAGCCGCGCTTGGCGTAGACGTTCTCGATGCGCGCACGGACGTTGAGCCCGTCGTCGTCCTTCTTGGTGCGCTCGTTCGGGTTCAGCGGCTCGCGGTGGCCCAGCTTCCACTGGCCCTCCCCGCGCTTGCGCTTCACAGGTGTGGTGGGGGGCACGGCGGGAGCCTCCGGGCTGGGTGCAGTACGCGCAGGGTGTGGTGGTGCGGCGCGTCGGGAACGGATCGGGGACGGGCGTGGTTCAGCGCGCGGCGCGACAGATCGCGCTGCAGACGCGCTGCAGGTCGACGTGGCGGCGAGCCACGAGACGCAGCGCCAGAGCCCGGATCACCCGCTCAGGGTGCCACTTGTCCGGCCACCGGCACCATCGGCGTCCGCATGCTGGGAGGCGGCTCACACGGCGAGGCGCCCGCCGCCCTCCGCCACCGGCCCGGCCCCGGCCCAGCCGGGCTGGTCGACGGGCTGCACCAGTACGGCGTCGCCGGCCTCGTGGCCCGCGCAGCCGGCGTCGATCCGCAGGACGGCGTCGGCCCGCGCCAGCGCCGACTGGGACCCGGCGCCGCGCGACAGCGGCACGGCGGTGCCGTCCCCGGGCAGGGCGACCAGGACGTACTCCTCGACACCCGGCCGGCTCGGGACCGCACCGCACAGCCGGGCCGGGACCGACGGGCGCCGTTCGGGGTTCCTGCCCTGCAGGTCGGCCAGCAGCGGGAGGGCGAACAGCTCGACCGACAGCGCGGCCGCCGCGGGGTAGCCGGGCACGCCGACGACGGGCACGACCACGCGGCCGCCCGCGCCGTGGAGCGTGCCGAGCAGCACCGGGTGCCCGGGCCGGATGGCGACGCCGTGCACGACGACCGACCCGAGCCCGCGGACCACGCCCGCGGTGTGGTCGTCGCGGCCCGCGCTGGACCCGGCGAGCACCAGCACGAGGTCGGAGTCCCGCGCGGCGGAGCGGACGGTGTCGCGGATCCGCTCGGGGAGGTCGGGCTGGATGCCGGTGACGCGCACGTCGGCGCCCCATGCGCGCAGCGTCGCGGCCAGCATGATCGAGTTGGTGTCGAGCAGCTCGCCCGGCCCCAGGTCGGCACCCAGCGGGCGCACCTCGTCGCCGGTCGGGACGACCGTGACGACCGGGCGCCGCCGCACCTCGACCGTGCGCAGGCCGCCGGTGGCCGCGGCGGCGAGGTCGGCGGGCCGCAGCACCCGCCCGGCCGGGACGACCTCCGCCCCGGCCCGTACCGCCTCCCCGACCGGGCGCACGTGCTGCCCGGCCGGGACCGGGCCGGGCAGCCCGACCGTGCCGTCGGGCCGTCGGCGCAGGTGCTCCCGCATCACGACGGCGTCGCGTCCGGGCGGTATCGGGTCACCGGTGTCGACGACCTCGAACCCGTCCGCCGCGACCGTGCCGCCTGCCGTGTCCGCGGCCGTGACCGCGATCCCGTCCATCGCCGAGCAGGGCACGGCGGGGGCGGAGAGCCGGGCGAGCACCGGCCCGGCCGTGACGCGGCCCGCCGCGTCCGGGACGGGCACGGGCTCGCTCCCGACCAGCGGCGGGCCGCCCAGGGCGGCCCGCCACAGCGCGGTCGCGGTCCCGACCGACGGACCTCCCATCAGACGACCTCGACCTCGACGCGGGTGTCGGAGAAGGTCGGCGCATTGCCCAGGTCGGCGAACCGGAACGGGTTGACGGCGTTGACCGTCGACTGGTCCTTCGCGTTCTTGCGCCACACGCCCATCGGCGACAGCGCCACGCCCGGCGCGATGTCCTCGCTGACCTGGGCCAGCGCGATGTACTGGCCGCGGTCGTTGTAGACCCGGACGTACTGCCCGTCGGAGATGCCGCGCTCCTCGGCGTCCTGCGGGTGCAGGATCACCGACTGCTCGCCCTGGACGCGCTTCTGCTTGTCCTGGTCGCCCGCGCTGGAGTTGACGAACGCGTGCGACTTCGGGGAGATCAGGTTGAGCCGGTAGCCGCCGTCGGCCGTCTCCCGCGGCGGGACGTAGTGCGGGACCGGGTCGACGTGCTCGCCGGGCTGGTGGTCGTTGCTGCCCTGGCGGAACAGCGGCACGACGAAGTTGTTCTCGATCGACGACTTGAACTCGGTCTTGCCCGACGGCGTCGGGAAGTTGCCCTCCGCGTGCGGGGCGTACTCGTCGGGGCCGGGCAGGTTGAGCCGGGCCCAGCCGGACTCGCGCAGCGACTCCAGGGTGATGCCCTCCATCGCCGGGGCGTCCCAGTCGTAGGCCTCCGCCATCATCTCGTCGTCGGTGCGGGTGAAGCAGGGCTCGGTGTAGCCCATGCGCGCCGCGAGCCTGCGGAACAGCTCGGTGTTGGGGATCGCCTCGCCCAGCGGCTCGATCGCCGGCTCGTTGTAGGTGATGTAGAAGTGGCCCCAGCTGAACATGAGGTCCTTCTGCTCGAGCTGGGTGGTGGCGGGCAGGACGATGTCGGCGTAGCGCGCGGTGTCGGTCAGGACGTGGTCGCTGACCACCGTGAACAGGTCCTCGCGGGCCAGGCCCTCGGCCATCTTGTCCTGCTCGGGGCACACGACGAGCGGGTTGGAGTTGTAGACCATCAGCGCGTTGATCGGCGGGTCCAGCTGCATCTCGCCGTTCAGCGCGCGACCGAGCAGGTACTGGTTGACCACGCGCGTGCCCGGCGTCTGCAGCTCGGGGTGCATGTGCGCGCCCCAGTTGACCGGGTGCGCCCACAGCGGCAGCTGCAGCAGCCCGCCGCCGACGTTCTTCCAGGCGCCGACGAGCGCGGGCAGGCAGGCGATGGAGCGGACGGTCTGGCCGCCGCCCGCGTGCCGCTCGATGGCGACGCCGATGCGGATCATCGACGGCGCGGACGTGGCGTACTCCCTGGCCAGCGTGCGGATGTCCTCGGCCGGGATCCCGGTCTGCTCCGACGCCCACTCCGGGGTGTGCTCCCGGACCCGCTCCGCCAGCTCCTCGTAGCCCACGGTGTGGTCGCGGATGTAGTCCTCGTCGGTGAGGCCCTCGCTGATGATCACGTGCATCATCGCCAGCGCGAGCGCGCCGTCGGTGCCGGGCCGGATCGGGATGTGCCAGTCGGCGCGCTTCGCGGTGCGGTGCTTCATCGGGTCGATGACGACGACCTTCGCGCCGCGCCTCTGCGCCTCGGCGACGAACGGCCACAGGTGCAGGTTCGTCGAGACCATGTTGCAGGCCCAGATGATGATGTAGCGGGAGTGCACGAGGCTCTCCGGGTCGACGCCCGCGGTGGCGCCGATCGTCATCGTGTACGCCGTGCACGCGCCGGAGTCGCAGTACGTGCGCTCGGAGACGGTGGCGCCCATCTTGTTGAAGAACGGGTCGCCGACGTTGAGGCCGTTGAGGATGCCCTGGGTGCCCAGGTAGCTCACCGGCATCACGGACTCGGGCCCGTGCTCGTCGATCGTAGCCCGGAAGCGGCTCACGATCTCGGTGAGCGCCTCGTCCCAGGTGATCTGCTCGAACCGGCCGCTGCCCTTCGGGCCGACGCGGCGCATCGGGTGCAGCAGGCGCTCGGGGTTGTAGACCTTGTCCGGGTAGTTGTTCACCTTGACGCAGAGGCCGCCGTTGGTGAACGGGTGGTCGGGGTCGCCCCGCACCTCCGTGGCCTTCCCGTTCTCCACGGTCACGAGCATCGCGCAGGTGTCCGGGCAGTCGTGCGGGCACGCGGCCCGCACCGTGGTGGTGGTGACGTCGGTGAGGGGGATGTCCTCGATCGCGGTCATCGCTGCATCCTGGGACGCCCCGGCGCCCGGCGTTTGGCCCTGTGTGACGAACGTGTTGTCGTTCAGTGACACATCGGCGGAGGCGTTGACCCCCGTCGGGGGCCCTCCTAGGGTCGACGGAACCGAACAGCCGAGGCGCACATGGACTCACCCTCCACCGCGGCGACCACCACCGCCGCCACCGACCGCCTGGACGTCTGGCGGGACCTGATCCGCGACAACTTCGTCGCGCTCGACATCCACGCCGACCGGCACGCCGACTTCGCCGGCTCGGTCCGCTGCGGAGGGCTGGGGCACCTCAAGGTCGCCTCCGTCTCGTCCGAGCCGCAGGGCTGCAGCCGCACCCCGGGCCTGGCCCGCCGCGACGACGACGTCTACCTGCAGGTCGGCCTCATCGCCGCGGGAGGGGCGCGGGTGACGCAGGACGGGCGGGAGGCCGTGCTGCACCCCGGCGACTTCGCCGTCTACGAGACCGACCGGCCCTTCCACTGGGGTCTGCACG
This sequence is a window from Pseudonocardia petroleophila. Protein-coding genes within it:
- a CDS encoding molybdopterin molybdotransferase MoeA, translated to MGGPSVGTATALWRAALGGPPLVGSEPVPVPDAAGRVTAGPVLARLSAPAVPCSAMDGIAVTAADTAGGTVAADGFEVVDTGDPIPPGRDAVVMREHLRRRPDGTVGLPGPVPAGQHVRPVGEAVRAGAEVVPAGRVLRPADLAAAATGGLRTVEVRRRPVVTVVPTGDEVRPLGADLGPGELLDTNSIMLAATLRAWGADVRVTGIQPDLPERIRDTVRSAARDSDLVLVLAGSSAGRDDHTAGVVRGLGSVVVHGVAIRPGHPVLLGTLHGAGGRVVVPVVGVPGYPAAAALSVELFALPLLADLQGRNPERRPSVPARLCGAVPSRPGVEEYVLVALPGDGTAVPLSRGAGSQSALARADAVLRIDAGCAGHEAGDAVLVQPVDQPGWAGAGPVAEGGGRLAV
- a CDS encoding phosphoadenylyl-sulfate reductase; protein product: MSLATETDLRGLAERGAADLGPDATAQQVLAWAAETFGERLIVASNMQDAVLVDLAATAAPGVDVLFLETGYHFAETIGTRDAVEHTYDVRIVNAQARRSVAQQDLEFGKDLFARDPGACCAMRKVEPLQETLAGYDAWVTGVRRVEAPTRANTPLIQFDEKFGLVKINPIAPWSDEDMDAYIAEHGVLVNPLVAEGYPSIGCAPCTAKPAPGADPRSGRWAGTAKIECGLHPA
- the cysD gene encoding sulfate adenylyltransferase subunit CysD; this translates as MTAPVMDALDALESEAIHIFREVAGEFDRPVILFSGGKDSTLLVHLAVKAFAPAPVPFPLLHVDTGHNYAEVIEFRDRIVAEKGLRLEVAHVQDWIDDGRLTERPDGTRNPLQTVPLLDSIVEKRYDAVFGGGRRDEERARAKERIMSLRDGFGRWDPRSQRPELWNLYNGRHAPGEHVRVFPISNWTELDVWRYIQREGIELPSIYFSHRREVFRRDGMWLAEGPWGGPRGAEALEERTVRYRTVGDGSCTGAVESTATTLDEIIAEVTASRLTERGATRADDRMSEAAMEDRKREGYF
- a CDS encoding sulfate adenylyltransferase subunit 1, encoding MKDLLRFATAGSVDDGKSTLVGRLLYDTKSVLADQIEAVQRASVDKGLSTPDLSLLVDGLRAEREQGITIDVAYRYFSTPTREFVLADTPGHVQYTRNTVTGASTAELAVLLVDARHGVVEQTRRHAAVLALLHVPRLVLAINKIDLIDYDEAALTAIAKDFAGLARSLGFADDAVVTIPVSALVGDNVVERSAHTPWYDGPTLLGHLESVPVTPPEAGAPFRLPVQYVIREHASDYRGYAGQVASGTVRPGDEVVVLPGGHRTTVASVDTADGPLATAGAGRSVTVRLTDDIDIARGDVLAAADAPPRVTTELDATLCWLSDKPLRAGARLLLKHGARTTQVIVGALGDRLDTDAVAYVDAPETLAINDIARVSLRTADPLPVDDYADIRTGGSFLLIDPPTGNTLAAGLVGSPLTLAG
- a CDS encoding molybdopterin-containing oxidoreductase family protein, whose product is MTAIEDIPLTDVTTTTVRAACPHDCPDTCAMLVTVENGKATEVRGDPDHPFTNGGLCVKVNNYPDKVYNPERLLHPMRRVGPKGSGRFEQITWDEALTEIVSRFRATIDEHGPESVMPVSYLGTQGILNGLNVGDPFFNKMGATVSERTYCDSGACTAYTMTIGATAGVDPESLVHSRYIIIWACNMVSTNLHLWPFVAEAQRRGAKVVVIDPMKHRTAKRADWHIPIRPGTDGALALAMMHVIISEGLTDEDYIRDHTVGYEELAERVREHTPEWASEQTGIPAEDIRTLAREYATSAPSMIRIGVAIERHAGGGQTVRSIACLPALVGAWKNVGGGLLQLPLWAHPVNWGAHMHPELQTPGTRVVNQYLLGRALNGEMQLDPPINALMVYNSNPLVVCPEQDKMAEGLAREDLFTVVSDHVLTDTARYADIVLPATTQLEQKDLMFSWGHFYITYNEPAIEPLGEAIPNTELFRRLAARMGYTEPCFTRTDDEMMAEAYDWDAPAMEGITLESLRESGWARLNLPGPDEYAPHAEGNFPTPSGKTEFKSSIENNFVVPLFRQGSNDHQPGEHVDPVPHYVPPRETADGGYRLNLISPKSHAFVNSSAGDQDKQKRVQGEQSVILHPQDAEERGISDGQYVRVYNDRGQYIALAQVSEDIAPGVALSPMGVWRKNAKDQSTVNAVNPFRFADLGNAPTFSDTRVEVEVV
- a CDS encoding sirohydrochlorin chelatase, which gives rise to MSGAGDAALVAVAHGSRDPRSAATVAALMDAVRRRRPDLDVRLSFLDLSAPRLPDVLAAVDAGYDRAVVVPLLLGHAFHARVDVPGAVAEAARRHPRLAITTSAVLGGDTRLEDAALDRLAAVAGPLDDPDLGVVVAAIGSSHAPANAAVHRIAQRWAARFGWAGAGAAFATATTPTVADAVTALRAGGARRVAVAPWILAPGLLPDRMARDALAADPAAVVAAPLADHPAVAAVVVDRWAAASGVVPAGRLVG
- a CDS encoding nitrite/sulfite reductase — encoded protein: MPPTTPVKRKRGEGQWKLGHREPLNPNERTKKDDDGLNVRARIENVYAKRGFDSIDPADLRGRMRWWGLYTQRRPGIDGGRTAALEPEELDDSYFMLRVRLDGGALTTEQLRALGEISQDHARDTADVTDRQNIQYHWIDVVDMPAIWAKLEGLGMVTTEACGDTPRVVLGSPVAGVSADEVLDPQPAIDAIVARYVGNPEFSNLPRKFKSAISWQQDVAHEINDVSFIGSVHPEHGPGFDVWVGGGLSTNPKIAQRLGAWVPLDEVPDVWAGIISVFRDYGYRRLRHRARIKFLVADWGVEEFRRVLEDEYLGRKLIDGDAPPTPERPIDHVGVHRQVDGRNYVGVAPASGRVSGTVLVALADAVEKAGSGRVRLTAQQKIVVLDVADDRVDALVAELNTLGLQADPSPWRRATMACTGIEFCKLAIVETKERAIRLVEELEKRLADVVPEHPISIHLNGCPNSCARTQVADIGLKGQIVTDAAGEQVEGFQVHLGGGLGLDSGFGRKLRGLKVTSAELGDYVDRVVRRFAAQRTEGERFAQWVLRADEDDLK